A window from Acidobacteriota bacterium encodes these proteins:
- a CDS encoding TIGR03087 family PEP-CTERM/XrtA system glycosyltransferase: MKILYLTHRVPYAPNRGDRLRAFHALRLLAAEHQVSLVSLAHGREETRDLSALRPLVRDLEIVRVSRAGQAVRAARGLATGRPLTHCLLDASGMRPALERIVRRRQPEVVLAYCSGMARFAAEPPLADIPFVLDLVDVDSLKWAELALATRGPLGRVYAREAQRLRAFEARASLAARAALVVNERERAALVRLAPDAYVRIVPNGVDLESFAPPADVPRRRDVVFCGVMNYGPNADAARWLARDVWPRVRRDVADARLLIVGADPTAAVRALASPRQQIEVTGTVSDVRPYLWQAVAAAAPLATARGVQNKVLEAVAAGTPCVVTPQVAEGLPHEVLPACVQAADADAFAVALARLLHLADDERRALVAGADLASLGWPQRLAALPAILEAAAFSRESAAALGLA, translated from the coding sequence GTGAAGATTCTCTACCTCACGCACCGGGTGCCGTACGCGCCGAACCGCGGCGACCGCCTGCGCGCGTTTCACGCGCTGCGCCTGCTGGCGGCCGAACACCAGGTCTCGCTGGTCTCGCTGGCGCACGGCCGGGAGGAGACGCGCGACCTCTCGGCGCTTCGACCGCTGGTGCGTGACCTGGAAATCGTGCGGGTGTCGCGTGCAGGGCAGGCCGTGCGGGCGGCACGCGGGCTCGCCACCGGCCGTCCGCTGACGCACTGCCTGCTCGACGCCTCCGGGATGCGGCCGGCGCTCGAGCGGATCGTGCGGCGCCGGCAGCCGGAGGTCGTCCTGGCGTACTGCTCGGGCATGGCGCGCTTCGCGGCGGAGCCGCCGCTTGCAGACATTCCGTTCGTGCTCGATCTCGTCGACGTCGACTCGCTGAAATGGGCGGAGCTGGCTCTCGCCACGCGCGGACCGCTCGGTCGAGTCTATGCCCGCGAGGCGCAGCGCCTGCGGGCGTTCGAGGCGCGTGCCAGCCTTGCCGCGCGCGCGGCGCTCGTCGTGAACGAGCGCGAGCGCGCGGCGCTCGTCCGCCTGGCGCCCGACGCGTACGTGAGAATCGTGCCCAACGGCGTGGATCTGGAATCGTTCGCGCCTCCGGCGGATGTGCCCCGGCGACGCGACGTCGTCTTCTGCGGCGTCATGAACTACGGCCCTAACGCGGACGCCGCGCGGTGGCTGGCGCGCGACGTGTGGCCGCGCGTCCGGCGCGACGTGGCCGACGCGAGACTCCTGATCGTCGGCGCCGATCCAACCGCTGCCGTCCGCGCGCTGGCCTCGCCACGCCAGCAGATCGAGGTGACCGGCACGGTATCGGACGTCCGGCCGTATCTCTGGCAGGCGGTCGCTGCCGCGGCGCCGCTCGCCACGGCGCGCGGCGTTCAGAACAAGGTGCTCGAAGCCGTGGCCGCCGGAACCCCCTGCGTCGTCACGCCGCAGGTGGCGGAAGGCCTCCCCCACGAAGTGCTGCCCGCGTGCGTGCAGGCGGCCGACGCGGACGCATTCGCCGTCGCGCTTGCGCGCCTCCTCCACCTCGCCGACGACGAGCGTCGCGCGCTCGTCGCGGGCGCCGACCTGGCGTCGCTCGGCTGGCCGCAACGGCTGGCGGCGCTCCCGGCCATCCTTGAAGCCGCGGCCTTCAGCCGGGAGAGCGCCGCGGCATTGGGCCTCGCATGA
- a CDS encoding SLC13 family permease — MSWEPLVALALLVAILYILGRNLAPPDVTLVGGLTALMSLSAFSGRFPTPREAALAFGNEGLLTVGVLFVIAAGLTETGGIALLTERLLGRPATLLRALVRMIVPVAVTSAFINNTPVVAMFVPVIGEWCKKTRQSPSKLFIPLSYAAILGGVCTLIGTSTNLVVQGMLIEANKTDPSIRPFGMFTITPLGLPVALAGLAYLVVLAPRLLPDRRQPAWNGDETRQYTAELLVRRNSPIVGKTVEDAGLRHLPGAYLMAIQRGAESLAGIGPGQRLLAEDRLVFVGIVDSLVELQNVRGLSPPLEHTYRVNDRREDRCLTEVVVSPRCPLVGKSIREGQFRNRYDAVVLAVHRHGERIQEKIGDIVLKVGDTLLLQTRPWFHRKHRNNGDFFLSSAVPGSRPVRHDRAWIALAIFAALVVAAAFEGSLGLSLLNIGLLAAALMGLTRCCSAEQARRSIDWSTLIAIGAAIGIGRAIESTGLAAIAAATLVDALRPAGPWAVLAGIYLLTLVFTEIVTNNAAAALAFPIALAAARGMGVDFVPFAATVMVAASSGFATPLGYQTHMMVYGPGGYRFGDFVRIGLPLDLLLMIVTVLVTPLVFPF, encoded by the coding sequence ATGAGCTGGGAACCGCTCGTCGCGCTCGCCCTCCTTGTCGCTATCCTTTATATATTGGGGCGGAACCTTGCGCCGCCCGATGTCACGCTGGTTGGCGGGCTGACGGCGCTGATGTCGCTCAGCGCGTTCTCCGGCCGCTTCCCGACCCCCCGCGAGGCCGCCCTGGCGTTCGGCAACGAGGGACTGCTGACAGTCGGCGTCCTGTTCGTCATTGCCGCGGGGCTCACCGAAACGGGCGGAATCGCGCTGCTGACCGAACGCCTCCTGGGCCGTCCGGCCACGCTCCTGCGCGCCCTCGTCCGGATGATCGTGCCGGTGGCCGTCACCAGCGCGTTCATCAACAACACGCCGGTCGTGGCGATGTTCGTGCCCGTCATCGGCGAGTGGTGCAAGAAGACACGCCAGAGCCCGTCGAAACTCTTCATTCCGCTCAGCTATGCCGCCATTCTCGGCGGGGTCTGCACGCTCATCGGCACCAGCACGAACCTCGTCGTCCAGGGGATGCTGATCGAGGCGAACAAGACGGATCCCTCGATCCGGCCGTTCGGGATGTTCACGATTACGCCGCTCGGCCTGCCCGTCGCCCTCGCCGGGCTGGCGTACCTGGTCGTCCTCGCGCCGCGGCTGCTGCCCGATCGGCGACAGCCCGCCTGGAACGGCGACGAGACGCGACAGTACACCGCGGAGCTGCTCGTCAGGCGCAACAGCCCGATCGTCGGAAAGACGGTCGAAGACGCCGGCCTTCGGCACCTGCCGGGCGCCTACCTGATGGCTATCCAGCGCGGCGCCGAATCGCTCGCCGGCATCGGGCCGGGGCAGCGCCTGCTCGCCGAGGATCGGCTGGTGTTTGTGGGCATCGTGGACTCGCTCGTCGAGCTGCAGAACGTCCGCGGGCTGTCGCCGCCGCTCGAGCACACGTACCGCGTGAACGATCGGCGCGAGGATCGGTGCCTGACCGAGGTGGTCGTCAGCCCGCGATGCCCTCTTGTCGGCAAGAGCATCCGGGAGGGGCAGTTCAGGAACCGCTACGACGCCGTGGTCCTGGCCGTGCACCGGCACGGCGAGCGTATCCAGGAAAAGATTGGCGACATCGTGCTGAAAGTCGGCGACACGCTGTTGCTGCAGACCCGCCCATGGTTTCACCGGAAGCACCGGAACAACGGCGACTTCTTCCTCAGCTCCGCCGTCCCCGGATCCCGTCCGGTCCGCCACGACCGCGCCTGGATCGCCCTGGCGATCTTCGCCGCTCTGGTGGTCGCCGCGGCGTTCGAGGGGAGCCTCGGGTTGAGCCTGCTGAACATTGGACTGCTCGCGGCGGCGCTCATGGGTCTGACGCGCTGCTGCTCGGCCGAGCAGGCGCGGCGCAGCATCGACTGGTCGACTCTCATCGCGATTGGCGCCGCGATCGGCATCGGGCGCGCGATCGAGTCAACAGGCCTCGCGGCCATCGCGGCGGCCACGCTCGTCGACGCGCTTCGCCCCGCCGGGCCGTGGGCCGTGCTCGCGGGAATCTACCTGCTGACGCTGGTCTTCACGGAAATCGTCACCAACAACGCCGCCGCCGCACTGGCTTTCCCGATCGCGCTCGCCGCGGCGCGCGGCATGGGCGTGGACTTCGTGCCGTTTGCGGCAACGGTCATGGTGGCCGCATCGTCCGGGTTTGCGACGCCGCTCGGCTACCAGACGCACATGATGGTGTACGGGCCGGGAGGATACCGGTTCGGCGATTTCGTCCGCATCGGCCTGCCGCTCGATCTGCTGCTGATGATCGTCACCGTGCTGGTGACACCCCTGGTGTTCCCCTTCTGA